The Euphorbia lathyris chromosome 3, ddEupLath1.1, whole genome shotgun sequence genome contains a region encoding:
- the LOC136224673 gene encoding CSC1-like protein At3g54510 isoform X2: MGRKLRMKCLSSRKKGKTTLYLKEYDEILVKRIQRLQDLRHRPDNFAVLVRQIPLCTEHNAYGCSVGHLFSKYYPKSYHSHQMLYDTKVVEDLLELPVAFATFKSRSGAALAAQSQQHSHPMLLTTEMAPEPRDVLWRSIGIPLNILLVYKIGVIVAASLLTIFFAVPVTAVQGIARFETLKKWFPPATAIELIPGVSSILTGYLPSAILKGFIYIVPLAMLGMAYIGGSISNSKAEIKACNMVFYFLLGNVFFLSLISGSLLDEIGQYFSHPKDFPSHLASVVTAQADFFMTYILTDGLSGFSLELLQPGMLLLDSIRLHTCGRGKDENPYLYSLPFYRFIPSVSLSILIGMVYALVSPMMLPLLVGSFCLGYIVIVNQIEDVYETVYETSGGYWPYIHHYIYIAIILMQITMIGLFGLKSKPAASIATIPLVLMTIAFNEYCKIRFLPTFRNYSIKDAVEDDEIDERNGVLDVNYENASHAYSSPSFQPLNFRTAKSSFTQPLMSSV; the protein is encoded by the exons ATGGGGCGTAAACTCAGAATGAAATGTCTTTCTTCTCGGAAGAAAGGGAAGACTACTCTGTACCTCAAG GAGTATGATGAAATATTGGTTAAGAGGATTCAACGGCTGCAAGACTTGAGACATCGGCCAGATAATTTCGCTGTTCTAGTTAGACAGATTCCCTTATGCACTGAACACAACGCATATGGATGTTCCGTTGGTCATTTGTTCTCAAAATATTACCCTAAAAGTTACCATTCCCATCAAATGTTATATGATACAAAAGTTGTTGAAGATCTTCTG GAGTTACCAGTTGCCTTTGCCACGTTCAAGTCTCGATCCGGTGCTGCATTAGCTGCCCAATCTCAGCAGCACTCACACCCAATGTTATTGACCACTGAAATGGCTCCAGAACCAAGGGATGTATTATGGAGGAGCATTGGAATTCCACTGAACATTTTGCTAGTTTACAAAATTGGAGTAATCGTTGCAGCATCACTACTTACAATTTTCTTTGCAGTCCCAGTTACAGCAGTTCAAGGAATAGCCCGATTTGAGACGTTAAAGAAATGGTTCCCTCCAGCCACCGCCATAGAGCTAAT ACCAGGAGTAAGCTCTATTCTGACAGGGTATCTTCCCAGTGCTATTCTGAAAGGATTCATATATATCGTTCCCTTGGCTATGCTTGGCATGGCTTACATAGGCGGTTCGATCTCTAACAGCAAAGCAGAGATTAAAGCCTGCAATATGGTTTTCTATTTTCTACTGGGAAATGTATTCTTTTTGAGCTTGATATCTGGTTCGTTACTCGATGAAATCGGGCAATATTTTTCTCATCCCAAGGATTTTCCCAGCCATCTTGCTAGTGTTGTCACTGCTCAA GCTGATTTCTTTATGACATACATCTTAACAGATGGCCTATCAGGATTTTCTTTGGAGCTTCTTCAGCCTGGTATGCTCTTACTAGATTCCATAAGGTTACATACATGTGGAAGAGGAAAGGAtgaaaacccctatctttattCGCTGCCATTCTATCGATTTATACCTTCAGTTTCCTTATCAATACTGATTGGTATGGTATATGCACTTGTCTCACCAATGATGCTGCCCTTGCTTGTTGGCTCCTTCTGTCTGGGCTACATTGTGATTGTCAACCAG ATTGAAGATGTATATGAAACTGTTTACGAGACGAGTGGAGGGTATTGGCCATACATTCATCACTATATATACATTGCAATAATACTTATGCAAATCACCATGATTGGGCTTTTCGGGTTGAAGTCAAAACCAGCTGCATCTATTGCTACAATTCCTCTGGTACTCATGACTATAGCATTCAATGAGTACTGCAAGATCCGTTTTCTTCCTACATTTCGCAACTATTCTATCAAG GATGCAGTTGAAGACGATGAAATAGACGAGAGGAATGGTGTATTGGATGTTAACTATGAGAATGCTAGCCATGCCTATTCTTCTCCTAGTTTCCAGCCACTGAATTTCAGGACAGCCAAATCAAGCTTTACCCAGCCATTAATGTCTTCTGTCTGA
- the LOC136224673 gene encoding CSC1-like protein At3g54510 isoform X1 — protein sequence MKPESLLASAAINFGLALIVISLFSIFKKQPSNAPIYYARRLSKRQQIPFDHTLTLSRFLPSISWIPRAFSVTEDEILRTSGLDALVIIRLFKFGIKFFGVCSLIGMLILLPINYGGQGDPSKIKHSMDSFTISNIIKGSNRLWVHFICLWFISFYGLYLLYKEYDEILVKRIQRLQDLRHRPDNFAVLVRQIPLCTEHNAYGCSVGHLFSKYYPKSYHSHQMLYDTKVVEDLLELPVAFATFKSRSGAALAAQSQQHSHPMLLTTEMAPEPRDVLWRSIGIPLNILLVYKIGVIVAASLLTIFFAVPVTAVQGIARFETLKKWFPPATAIELIPGVSSILTGYLPSAILKGFIYIVPLAMLGMAYIGGSISNSKAEIKACNMVFYFLLGNVFFLSLISGSLLDEIGQYFSHPKDFPSHLASVVTAQADFFMTYILTDGLSGFSLELLQPGMLLLDSIRLHTCGRGKDENPYLYSLPFYRFIPSVSLSILIGMVYALVSPMMLPLLVGSFCLGYIVIVNQIEDVYETVYETSGGYWPYIHHYIYIAIILMQITMIGLFGLKSKPAASIATIPLVLMTIAFNEYCKIRFLPTFRNYSIKDAVEDDEIDERNGVLDVNYENASHAYSSPSFQPLNFRTAKSSFTQPLMSSV from the exons atGAAGCCGGAAAGTCTATTGGCTTCGGCAGCCATTAATTTCGGCTTAGCGTTGATAGTTATTTCACTCTTCTCCATCTTCAAAAAACAGCCATCCAACGCTCCCATTTACTACGCTCGTCGTCTATCAAAACGACAACAGATCCCCTTCGATCACACTCTCACTCTCTCTCGTTTCCTCCCTTCAATTTCATGGATTCCTCGCGCTTTCAGTGTCACTGAAGATGAAATTCTCCGAACTAGTGGCCTTGATGCACTCGTCATTATCAGACTCTTCAAGTTCGG TATAAAATTCTTTGGGGTTTGCTCGCTTATTGGGATGCTGATACTTCTTCCTATTAATTACGGTGGCCAAGGGGACCCATCAAAGATCAAGCATTCCATGGATTCTTTTACCATATCTAATATTATCAAGGGTTCCAACAG GCTTTGGGTGCATTTTATATGCTTGTGGTTTATATCTTTCTATGGCTTATACCTACTGTATAAG GAGTATGATGAAATATTGGTTAAGAGGATTCAACGGCTGCAAGACTTGAGACATCGGCCAGATAATTTCGCTGTTCTAGTTAGACAGATTCCCTTATGCACTGAACACAACGCATATGGATGTTCCGTTGGTCATTTGTTCTCAAAATATTACCCTAAAAGTTACCATTCCCATCAAATGTTATATGATACAAAAGTTGTTGAAGATCTTCTG GAGTTACCAGTTGCCTTTGCCACGTTCAAGTCTCGATCCGGTGCTGCATTAGCTGCCCAATCTCAGCAGCACTCACACCCAATGTTATTGACCACTGAAATGGCTCCAGAACCAAGGGATGTATTATGGAGGAGCATTGGAATTCCACTGAACATTTTGCTAGTTTACAAAATTGGAGTAATCGTTGCAGCATCACTACTTACAATTTTCTTTGCAGTCCCAGTTACAGCAGTTCAAGGAATAGCCCGATTTGAGACGTTAAAGAAATGGTTCCCTCCAGCCACCGCCATAGAGCTAAT ACCAGGAGTAAGCTCTATTCTGACAGGGTATCTTCCCAGTGCTATTCTGAAAGGATTCATATATATCGTTCCCTTGGCTATGCTTGGCATGGCTTACATAGGCGGTTCGATCTCTAACAGCAAAGCAGAGATTAAAGCCTGCAATATGGTTTTCTATTTTCTACTGGGAAATGTATTCTTTTTGAGCTTGATATCTGGTTCGTTACTCGATGAAATCGGGCAATATTTTTCTCATCCCAAGGATTTTCCCAGCCATCTTGCTAGTGTTGTCACTGCTCAA GCTGATTTCTTTATGACATACATCTTAACAGATGGCCTATCAGGATTTTCTTTGGAGCTTCTTCAGCCTGGTATGCTCTTACTAGATTCCATAAGGTTACATACATGTGGAAGAGGAAAGGAtgaaaacccctatctttattCGCTGCCATTCTATCGATTTATACCTTCAGTTTCCTTATCAATACTGATTGGTATGGTATATGCACTTGTCTCACCAATGATGCTGCCCTTGCTTGTTGGCTCCTTCTGTCTGGGCTACATTGTGATTGTCAACCAG ATTGAAGATGTATATGAAACTGTTTACGAGACGAGTGGAGGGTATTGGCCATACATTCATCACTATATATACATTGCAATAATACTTATGCAAATCACCATGATTGGGCTTTTCGGGTTGAAGTCAAAACCAGCTGCATCTATTGCTACAATTCCTCTGGTACTCATGACTATAGCATTCAATGAGTACTGCAAGATCCGTTTTCTTCCTACATTTCGCAACTATTCTATCAAG GATGCAGTTGAAGACGATGAAATAGACGAGAGGAATGGTGTATTGGATGTTAACTATGAGAATGCTAGCCATGCCTATTCTTCTCCTAGTTTCCAGCCACTGAATTTCAGGACAGCCAAATCAAGCTTTACCCAGCCATTAATGTCTTCTGTCTGA